From Acetobacteroides hydrogenigenes, one genomic window encodes:
- the proS gene encoding proline--tRNA ligase yields the protein MAKEVTPRSENYSLWYNDIVLKANLAENSAVRGCMVIKPYGYAIWEKMQRTLDQMFKDTGHENAYFPVFIPKSFLSKEAAHVEGFAKECAVVTHYRLKNDPNGKGVVVDPEAKLEEELIVRPTSETIIWNTYKNWIQSYRDLPILVNQWANVVRWEMRTRLFLRTAEFLWQEGHTAHATSQEALEETERMINVYADFAENWMGVPVTIGRKSPSERFAGAVETYTIEAMMQDGKALQSGTSHFLGQNFAKAFDVQFTNKEGKLDYVWATSWGVSTRLMGALIMSHSDDNGLVLPPKLAPIQVVMVPIYKGAEELASISGKLKEIKKQLEAKGISVKLDDRDNFKPGFKFAEYELKGVPVRVAMGPRDFQNGTIEIARRDTLEKQSLSQEGIAEYIEQLLTDIQQNIYNKALARRKEMTTKVDSYDEFKRLLDEKGGFFLCHWDGTAETEELIKEETKATIRCIPLDGEMEEGKCMVTGKPSKQRVIIARSY from the coding sequence ATGGCAAAGGAAGTAACTCCACGTTCGGAGAATTATTCGCTTTGGTACAATGACATTGTACTAAAAGCCAACTTAGCTGAGAATTCGGCTGTCAGGGGCTGTATGGTGATTAAACCTTACGGTTACGCCATCTGGGAGAAGATGCAGCGCACGCTCGATCAGATGTTTAAGGACACAGGTCACGAAAATGCATACTTCCCGGTATTCATCCCGAAATCATTTCTTAGCAAGGAGGCCGCCCATGTTGAGGGATTTGCTAAAGAGTGTGCCGTAGTAACCCACTACCGCCTTAAGAACGATCCAAACGGCAAAGGTGTTGTTGTTGACCCCGAAGCCAAGCTCGAAGAAGAGCTTATCGTTCGCCCAACTTCGGAAACCATTATTTGGAACACCTACAAAAACTGGATTCAGTCGTACCGCGACCTTCCTATTCTTGTAAACCAATGGGCCAATGTGGTACGATGGGAAATGAGGACCCGTCTTTTCCTTCGCACTGCCGAATTCCTTTGGCAGGAAGGGCATACCGCACACGCAACCTCGCAGGAGGCACTGGAAGAAACTGAGAGAATGATTAATGTTTACGCCGATTTTGCAGAGAACTGGATGGGCGTTCCTGTAACCATTGGTCGCAAATCGCCAAGTGAGCGTTTTGCTGGTGCTGTTGAAACCTATACCATCGAGGCTATGATGCAGGATGGCAAGGCGCTTCAATCGGGAACCTCGCACTTCCTTGGCCAAAACTTCGCAAAAGCTTTCGACGTACAGTTCACCAATAAGGAGGGGAAGCTCGACTATGTATGGGCAACCTCTTGGGGCGTATCAACCCGACTTATGGGTGCCCTTATCATGAGCCACTCCGACGATAACGGGTTGGTTTTACCTCCTAAGCTTGCCCCAATCCAAGTTGTTATGGTTCCTATCTACAAAGGTGCTGAAGAGTTGGCTAGCATTAGCGGAAAACTAAAGGAGATAAAGAAGCAGCTCGAAGCAAAAGGAATCTCTGTGAAACTCGACGATAGAGACAACTTTAAGCCAGGGTTCAAGTTTGCCGAATATGAGCTAAAAGGTGTACCAGTTCGCGTAGCCATGGGGCCTCGTGATTTCCAAAACGGAACCATCGAAATTGCTCGTCGCGACACACTAGAGAAGCAATCTCTTTCGCAGGAAGGTATTGCCGAATACATCGAGCAGCTTCTTACCGATATCCAGCAAAACATTTACAACAAAGCCCTTGCCCGTCGTAAAGAAATGACCACAAAGGTTGACAGCTACGACGAGTTTAAGCGTCTTCTCGACGAAAAGGGAGGCTTCTTCCTTTGCCACTGGGATGGAACTGCCGAAACAGAAGAGCTCATTAAAGAAGAAACAAAAGCAACCATTCGCTGTATTCCATTAGATGGTGAAATGGAAGAGGGGAAGTGCATGGTCACAGGAAAACCTTCAAAGCAGCGCGTAATAATTGCCAGATCGTACTAG
- a CDS encoding dipeptidyl-peptidase 3 family protein encodes MKKNFLFGLVIVAILFSACGGSNDNKKTAKVDIKAKEDSLLNAKVAEYADFKLTADISKLSDKEKKILVKLFEVSRIMDDIYWLQAFGDKSQVLDTIKSKAAKKYFSINYGPWDRMDGNKPFIAGFQEKPLGANFYPTNMTKAEFEEWKSKDKKSQYTIVRRDEAGQLASVPYSVAYGEQIGKAAKLLDQAAKLAENKQLKKYLLARAKSLRTDNYYPSDLVWMDMKNSNIDFVAGPIENYEDELFNYKTAFEAYILIKDHSETKYYNQFIKYLPKLQKSLPVQKKYKKEVPGKGSDIGVYSAIYYGGDCNAAGKTIAINLPNDPKVQLKKGSRKLMLKNVMEAKFNLIVKPISEVVIDPSQTKFVTFNAFFQNTMFHEVAHGLGIKNTINRKGSVRDALKEQYSGIEENKADILGLYMIGDLVKQKVLPKKALMENYVTFAAGIFRSVRFGAASSHGKANMATFNYFVDKAALTRDEKTGYYTVNERAMRQAIKNLSHEILVIQGNGDYEAALKRATEKGIISETLKKDLKRIDDKRIPRDLNFIQGPSEIGLSKF; translated from the coding sequence ATGAAGAAGAACTTCCTTTTTGGACTAGTCATTGTTGCAATACTTTTCTCTGCTTGTGGGGGTAGCAACGACAATAAAAAAACGGCAAAAGTTGATATAAAAGCAAAAGAGGATAGCCTCCTTAATGCAAAAGTCGCCGAGTATGCCGATTTTAAGCTTACCGCTGACATTAGTAAGCTATCGGACAAGGAGAAAAAAATCCTTGTCAAACTTTTTGAGGTTAGCCGCATAATGGATGACATTTACTGGCTACAAGCATTTGGAGATAAGTCGCAAGTGCTAGACACCATAAAAAGCAAAGCAGCAAAAAAGTACTTTAGCATCAACTACGGACCTTGGGATCGTATGGATGGAAACAAACCTTTCATTGCAGGTTTTCAGGAGAAGCCGCTCGGAGCCAACTTCTATCCAACAAACATGACGAAGGCTGAATTTGAAGAGTGGAAATCGAAAGATAAGAAAAGCCAATACACTATAGTAAGGCGCGACGAAGCCGGCCAGCTGGCATCAGTTCCCTACTCTGTTGCCTATGGCGAACAAATAGGTAAAGCAGCAAAGTTGCTAGACCAAGCAGCAAAACTTGCTGAAAACAAGCAGCTAAAAAAGTACCTATTAGCAAGAGCAAAATCTCTACGAACTGACAACTACTACCCAAGCGATTTAGTTTGGATGGACATGAAGAATAGCAACATCGACTTTGTTGCGGGTCCTATTGAAAACTACGAAGACGAACTTTTCAACTACAAAACGGCCTTCGAAGCGTACATCCTTATAAAGGATCATAGCGAGACAAAATACTACAACCAGTTTATCAAATATCTGCCTAAGCTGCAAAAATCGCTGCCAGTTCAGAAAAAATACAAAAAGGAAGTTCCTGGCAAAGGTTCCGACATTGGCGTTTATAGCGCTATTTACTACGGTGGAGACTGCAATGCCGCTGGAAAAACTATTGCAATCAATCTTCCCAACGACCCCAAAGTACAGCTAAAGAAGGGTAGTCGTAAGCTAATGCTCAAGAATGTCATGGAAGCCAAGTTCAACCTCATTGTCAAACCCATATCGGAGGTTGTAATAGACCCATCTCAAACAAAATTTGTCACATTTAATGCTTTCTTTCAAAACACCATGTTCCACGAGGTGGCGCATGGACTCGGAATAAAGAATACCATAAATAGAAAAGGGAGTGTCAGAGACGCTCTTAAGGAACAATATAGCGGTATAGAAGAAAACAAAGCTGACATTCTGGGACTTTACATGATTGGGGATCTCGTAAAGCAAAAAGTTCTTCCCAAAAAAGCGCTAATGGAAAACTACGTAACCTTTGCGGCAGGAATCTTCCGATCTGTACGATTTGGAGCTGCAAGTTCTCACGGGAAAGCGAATATGGCAACCTTTAACTACTTTGTAGACAAAGCTGCTCTTACTAGAGACGAAAAGACTGGCTACTATACAGTCAACGAGCGAGCCATGAGGCAGGCCATTAAAAACTTATCCCACGAAATTCTTGTCATCCAAGGAAACGGAGATTACGAGGCTGCACTTAAACGAGCAACCGAAAAAGGAATCATATCTGAAACCCTCAAAAAAGACCTAAAACGTATAGACGACAAACGCATTCCTCGTGACTTGAACTTTATACAAGGACCGAGTGAAATAGGATTGTCTAAGTTTTAA
- a CDS encoding SiaB family protein kinase yields the protein MDLSFSFIKSISNIYDEMIGNGFSLVYLGEFNHEITRMFTTMTESNMERNSEERSVQRKVFHVMVETLQNMNKHSDELSKTSQTGSGLFIIGKKNDTYYVITSNKVAAEHREFLEETLIKVNNATKEELKEMYKKQMKEGVLTEKGGAGLGLIDIARKTEEKLNFQFIPFDDKYYFFILKVEVSTKKIYQDGK from the coding sequence ATGGATCTTTCATTTTCTTTCATTAAATCCATCTCGAACATTTACGACGAGATGATCGGGAATGGGTTTTCGCTAGTCTATCTTGGTGAGTTTAACCACGAAATCACCCGCATGTTTACAACTATGACGGAATCTAACATGGAACGAAACAGCGAAGAACGATCGGTTCAACGTAAAGTATTCCATGTTATGGTTGAGACGTTGCAAAACATGAACAAGCACTCCGACGAGCTTAGCAAAACAAGTCAAACAGGAAGCGGGCTCTTTATTATCGGAAAGAAAAACGACACCTACTACGTTATCACCTCCAATAAAGTAGCAGCCGAGCACCGCGAGTTTCTCGAAGAAACGCTCATAAAGGTGAACAATGCCACGAAAGAGGAACTTAAAGAGATGTACAAAAAGCAAATGAAAGAGGGTGTACTAACCGAAAAAGGTGGAGCAGGGCTTGGACTTATAGACATTGCCCGCAAAACAGAGGAAAAGCTCAACTTCCAGTTCATCCCGTTTGACGACAAGTACTACTTCTTCATTCTAAAAGTAGAGGTAAGCACCAAAAAGATATACCAAGATGGTAAATAA